From a single Bacillus pumilus genomic region:
- a CDS encoding DegT/DnrJ/EryC1/StrS family aminotransferase, which translates to MEQKRTQFLPYALPLIEQEEIDAVIGTLKSGWLSTGPKVRQFEEEFRQLTGAKHAIAVNSCTAALFLALKARGIGAGDEVITTPLTFCATANTIIHTGAAPIFVDIDPATLNLDAEKVEAAITPHTKAIVPVHFAGQSCDMDRILAIAKKYDLFVLEDAAHALYTTYDDQPIGSIGDATAFSFYATKNIATGEGGMLTTNDDALAARIRRLALHGMSKGAWNRYGEKGTWYYEVEEPGYKMNMFDVQASLGLVQLSRLENMQTRREQIAKAYNQAFQKEAGLILPPVHDKGRHAWHLYVLQVDPEEAFITRDDMIDQLQKEYKIGTSVHFIPVHFHPYYKQTYNYSPKDFPESLTYYKRTLSLPLYPSMTDEDVQDVITAVLSILKDKKASS; encoded by the coding sequence ATGGAACAAAAGAGAACACAATTTCTCCCTTATGCACTGCCTTTGATTGAACAGGAAGAAATTGATGCAGTCATTGGAACATTAAAGTCCGGCTGGCTGTCAACCGGACCAAAAGTAAGGCAGTTTGAAGAAGAATTTAGACAGCTGACAGGTGCAAAACACGCGATAGCTGTCAATTCATGTACAGCTGCTCTATTTTTAGCGTTAAAGGCGAGAGGCATTGGGGCTGGTGATGAGGTGATCACAACGCCTCTGACGTTCTGCGCAACAGCGAATACGATCATCCATACGGGGGCAGCACCTATCTTCGTGGATATTGATCCTGCGACACTCAATCTGGATGCGGAGAAAGTAGAAGCGGCCATCACACCACATACAAAAGCGATTGTACCTGTTCATTTTGCTGGTCAATCATGTGATATGGACCGTATTTTAGCCATTGCCAAAAAATATGATTTGTTTGTGCTTGAGGATGCCGCCCATGCCCTCTATACGACGTATGACGATCAGCCCATTGGATCAATTGGTGATGCGACCGCCTTTAGCTTTTATGCAACGAAAAATATAGCGACCGGAGAAGGCGGCATGCTGACGACAAATGATGATGCACTTGCAGCTCGAATCAGAAGACTAGCGCTCCACGGAATGAGTAAGGGAGCGTGGAATCGCTATGGAGAAAAGGGAACGTGGTATTACGAGGTCGAGGAACCCGGCTATAAAATGAACATGTTTGACGTGCAAGCATCGTTAGGGCTCGTTCAGCTAAGCCGGCTGGAAAATATGCAGACCCGCAGAGAACAGATTGCAAAGGCATACAACCAGGCTTTTCAAAAAGAAGCAGGTTTGATCTTACCGCCTGTCCACGACAAGGGAAGACATGCGTGGCATTTGTATGTGCTGCAAGTTGATCCAGAAGAAGCATTCATCACACGAGATGACATGATTGATCAGCTACAAAAGGAGTATAAAATTGGCACGAGCGTTCACTTTATTCCTGTTCATTTTCATCCATATTACAAGCAAACCTACAACTATTCACCAAAGGATTTCCCTGAATCACTCACTTATTACAAACGAACTCTTTCACTCCCGCTTTATCCAAGTATGACAGATGAAGATGTGCAGGATGTCATCACCGCAGTGTTGTCTATTTTAAAAGATAAGAAGGCATCGTCATGA
- a CDS encoding YwdI family protein has protein sequence MNIHISSLLQKMEEAVQKAKQSGNDEEVKRQVAAISSLCDVILDAPSQMQTPQPTVISPSSSIQTPAAPSMSPDHAMLEKLMGTSGAKKFQHQEERQKEKDGNGDSIFDF, from the coding sequence TTGAATATTCATATATCAAGTCTGCTTCAAAAAATGGAAGAAGCGGTTCAAAAGGCGAAACAAAGTGGAAATGATGAAGAGGTGAAACGTCAAGTGGCGGCGATTTCTTCACTATGTGATGTCATTCTTGATGCCCCATCACAGATGCAAACGCCGCAGCCGACGGTCATCTCGCCATCTTCTTCGATACAGACACCGGCCGCGCCGTCTATGTCCCCAGATCATGCCATGCTAGAGAAGCTGATGGGCACTAGCGGTGCGAAGAAATTTCAGCATCAAGAAGAGAGGCAAAAAGAGAAAGATGGGAACGGTGATTCTATTTTTGATTTTTAA
- a CDS encoding CDP-glycerol glycerophosphotransferase family protein, with translation MTHYIHHYWQVYFEYVNLMKGLSYRQIPLGLISNFYQYISPEVRERMEDEAFGHKLTTTRPLPQDIQPFFDQHKQKIKRIAYRPAGGKALLHFEHLRFTENNYKRFHPNKTVVLARWKKADYFGLPVISKPDLVGEVNNKAHAKYIKKANALLKPYAQHPVFGNDFFQEKLRKDIVQFIDVIDQTEALFQKHPIAAVVVGTTEDVYSRVLALQTVKRQITSICLQHGALMGDEAFLPIFTTLHGVFGKYEKDWYVDKGCQPEQVEMTGHPRFDLVHERKPLQQDLLFRKLNFSPAKKTVLVATQPFSEAFYGNVLKTLAKQKDTQLIIKPHPWEMARNRLKDYEAIERGASQVRLIKKEIDLYDLLPYMDMVITLTSTVGLEAMLFKKSVLIGKMTEGRRYPYYESFGSYHMENPVELAERAIHILSDEQEMKLSKQQGALFVKENYPHVHSTDVLLSLLKTKTGVDFKR, from the coding sequence ATGACGCACTATATTCATCATTATTGGCAGGTATACTTTGAGTATGTGAATTTAATGAAAGGCTTGTCTTACCGTCAAATTCCTCTTGGATTAATCAGCAATTTTTATCAATATATCAGCCCAGAGGTCAGAGAACGAATGGAAGATGAAGCGTTTGGTCACAAACTGACTACCACTCGTCCTTTGCCGCAAGACATTCAGCCATTTTTTGATCAGCACAAACAAAAGATTAAGCGTATCGCATATCGTCCGGCAGGTGGAAAGGCATTGCTTCACTTCGAACACCTACGCTTTACTGAAAATAATTATAAACGATTTCATCCGAACAAAACGGTGGTGTTGGCCCGCTGGAAAAAGGCTGATTATTTCGGATTACCAGTTATCAGTAAGCCGGATTTAGTGGGAGAGGTTAATAATAAAGCCCATGCTAAATATATTAAAAAAGCAAACGCTCTACTGAAACCTTACGCGCAGCATCCTGTTTTTGGAAATGATTTTTTTCAAGAAAAACTTCGGAAGGACATTGTGCAATTTATTGATGTGATTGACCAGACAGAGGCGTTATTTCAAAAGCATCCAATTGCAGCCGTTGTTGTTGGTACGACGGAGGATGTTTACAGCCGAGTGCTGGCTTTGCAAACAGTGAAGCGTCAAATCACTAGTATTTGTCTTCAGCATGGTGCGCTCATGGGTGATGAAGCCTTTTTACCGATTTTCACAACACTTCATGGGGTGTTTGGGAAGTATGAAAAGGACTGGTATGTAGACAAAGGGTGTCAGCCTGAACAGGTGGAGATGACGGGGCATCCAAGGTTTGATTTGGTGCATGAACGAAAGCCACTTCAACAGGATTTGCTGTTTCGTAAATTAAATTTCAGCCCAGCCAAAAAGACAGTACTTGTGGCGACGCAGCCATTTTCAGAGGCCTTTTATGGAAATGTCCTTAAAACGCTTGCAAAACAGAAAGATACCCAGCTGATCATCAAGCCGCACCCATGGGAAATGGCCCGAAACCGCTTAAAAGATTATGAGGCCATTGAGCGGGGAGCGAGCCAAGTGAGATTGATTAAAAAAGAAATCGACTTATATGACCTGCTGCCATATATGGATATGGTCATTACGCTTACATCAACTGTCGGGCTTGAAGCCATGCTGTTTAAAAAAAGTGTGTTGATTGGGAAGATGACAGAAGGGAGAAGGTACCCTTATTATGAGTCGTTTGGCAGCTATCATATGGAAAATCCAGTTGAACTTGCTGAGAGAGCGATCCATATTTTGTCGGATGAACAAGAGATGAAGCTGTCTAAACAGCAAGGTGCCCTTTTTGTTAAAGAAAATTATCCACATGTGCATTCTACCGATGTTCTGCTTTCTCTGCTTAAAACAAAAACAGGTGTGGATTTTAAGAGATAA
- a CDS encoding purine/pyrimidine permease — protein sequence MKLFLGAIQWMAFFIAASIAVPIAIAQAFELNQVQAAELIQSTFFSLGLVAMVQCLCGHMLPINESPAGLWWGVYTLYAGMTGTIFATYPETLQALQGALIFSAAFFFIFSLFKIINWLASLFTPVVTGIYLLLLVVQLSQPIMKGLMGIGYRGNQVDGLVFCLSILIIILTFMISRSKWHYLRQFSVLFALAGGWLIFALLGLAKPVRIPEQIIEFPKLFPFGMPVFDSGLLVTSFFITILLIVNMLASIRIVESSVKAFGELRERKRARPAGFVAAFGHLLSGLIGAIAPVPISGAAGFIQTTKIPSRKPFFIGSLLIVLISLFPLLMSFFSAMPSPVGLAVNFVVFSSMIGIAMSEFDQYEKEEIPRIRFVLGIAVLAGVGAMFVPQGALKGMHPVLISLLSNGLVLGTLIAIVVDQILLRKKKKSDNLVSTQRES from the coding sequence TTGAAACTATTTTTGGGCGCCATTCAGTGGATGGCATTTTTTATCGCAGCTTCTATTGCTGTACCCATTGCGATTGCACAAGCGTTTGAATTGAACCAAGTGCAGGCGGCGGAGCTGATTCAGAGTACATTCTTTTCACTTGGTCTTGTGGCGATGGTGCAGTGTTTATGTGGCCATATGCTGCCGATCAACGAAAGTCCAGCTGGGCTTTGGTGGGGTGTGTATACCCTTTATGCAGGCATGACAGGAACAATCTTTGCGACGTATCCTGAAACCCTGCAAGCTTTACAAGGGGCTTTAATTTTTAGTGCGGCTTTCTTTTTTATTTTTAGTCTTTTTAAAATTATTAATTGGCTTGCGTCTTTATTTACGCCAGTCGTTACAGGCATTTACTTGCTGCTCTTAGTTGTACAGCTAAGTCAGCCGATCATGAAAGGACTGATGGGCATTGGCTATCGAGGAAATCAGGTGGACGGGCTTGTCTTTTGCTTATCGATCTTGATTATTATCCTGACCTTCATGATCAGCCGCTCAAAATGGCATTATTTAAGGCAGTTTTCTGTGTTGTTTGCCCTTGCAGGCGGATGGCTGATATTCGCTCTACTTGGATTGGCGAAGCCGGTTCGAATTCCAGAACAAATCATCGAGTTTCCAAAGCTGTTCCCATTCGGCATGCCGGTCTTTGACAGTGGATTACTTGTCACGTCCTTTTTTATTACGATCTTACTCATTGTGAACATGCTAGCAAGTATTCGAATTGTGGAAAGTTCAGTGAAGGCATTTGGCGAACTGCGTGAGCGCAAGAGAGCTCGGCCGGCTGGTTTTGTCGCAGCATTTGGTCATTTACTGAGCGGATTGATCGGTGCGATTGCGCCTGTACCTATTTCGGGGGCAGCAGGATTTATCCAGACAACAAAAATTCCGTCGAGAAAACCATTTTTCATAGGAAGTCTACTCATTGTACTCATTAGTTTATTCCCGCTGCTCATGAGCTTCTTCTCCGCAATGCCATCACCTGTGGGGCTTGCTGTAAACTTTGTGGTGTTCTCCTCTATGATTGGGATTGCGATGTCTGAGTTTGATCAGTATGAAAAAGAAGAAATTCCACGGATTCGCTTTGTCCTAGGGATTGCGGTGTTAGCAGGTGTGGGGGCAATGTTTGTACCGCAGGGAGCTTTGAAAGGTATGCATCCTGTACTCATTTCATTATTAAGCAATGGTCTGGTTCTAGGTACACTCATTGCGATCGTGGTCGATCAAATTCTCTTACGAAAGAAGAAGAAATCCGACAATCTCGTGTCAACGCAAAGGGAAAGTTGA
- a CDS encoding DUF423 domain-containing protein — protein MKLFFILGAINAMLAVGLGAFGAHGLEGKIPEKYIEIWNKGVQYQMFHAIGLFIVAFLADKLSGVSLVPTAGWVMLAGILFFSGSLYVLALTQVKILGAITPIGGVAFIASWIMLVIAAAKNL, from the coding sequence ATGAAACTATTTTTCATTTTAGGTGCGATTAATGCGATGCTTGCTGTTGGGCTTGGAGCCTTCGGTGCGCATGGATTGGAAGGGAAAATTCCTGAAAAGTATATAGAGATCTGGAACAAAGGGGTTCAATATCAGATGTTCCATGCGATTGGACTATTTATTGTTGCTTTTCTTGCAGATAAGCTGTCAGGTGTTTCCTTAGTTCCAACTGCTGGCTGGGTGATGCTTGCAGGCATCCTTTTCTTCTCGGGAAGCCTTTATGTACTGGCATTGACTCAGGTGAAGATTCTAGGTGCCATTACCCCAATTGGCGGAGTGGCGTTTATCGCTTCTTGGATCATGCTTGTCATTGCAGCAGCAAAAAATTTATAA
- a CDS encoding YIP1 family protein: MEAMKSDLSQEEEAKGFFRFFRIFVATKTIVRSYRHSSIPIWLMMLLASIAGTGWVYEGYFSEYMGNHIPFPFILLQGAGYGILAGNLGLFFGVLILKWLGRLFFGIQTAYRGVLKACTLTVFFPSALFALSWIFTIGMLGPYTFVKISPYLDQHYEVWYYLDFLTLIDAYAKTWILGMTVLGIVAVMKLKLWQAFLIVITPLAACFLIMTLLFDVHRALNWIM, encoded by the coding sequence TTGGAAGCTATGAAGAGTGATCTCTCCCAAGAAGAAGAAGCAAAAGGATTTTTTCGATTTTTTAGAATTTTTGTGGCGACAAAAACGATTGTCCGATCATATCGACATTCCTCTATTCCAATTTGGCTGATGATGCTCCTTGCAAGTATCGCTGGTACGGGCTGGGTCTACGAAGGGTATTTTAGCGAGTATATGGGCAATCATATTCCATTTCCTTTTATTCTGTTACAAGGTGCGGGATATGGTATTCTAGCAGGTAATCTTGGGCTATTTTTCGGTGTACTCATCCTAAAATGGTTGGGGCGTCTTTTTTTCGGTATTCAAACGGCGTATCGAGGTGTACTGAAAGCCTGCACGCTGACGGTCTTTTTCCCTTCTGCTTTATTTGCACTCAGTTGGATTTTCACGATTGGAATGCTCGGTCCGTACACGTTTGTCAAAATCTCACCTTACTTAGATCAGCATTATGAAGTTTGGTATTATCTCGATTTTTTAACATTGATTGACGCTTATGCAAAGACGTGGATATTGGGAATGACTGTTTTAGGCATTGTCGCTGTAATGAAGCTGAAATTATGGCAAGCCTTTCTTATTGTGATTACACCGCTTGCGGCATGTTTTCTCATCATGACACTTTTATTTGATGTCCATCGGGCTTTAAATTGGATAATGTAA
- the gerQ gene encoding spore coat protein GerQ, translated as MKLKNQFGQGSGFEGQDFRQQQYGANPYPAQQMGYSVPPQTQGQMQGQMQQGFSPMPSTGTLQGGQGSQSGGQPYQIPSGPIYQQNVTGQLPLEQSYIENILRLNRGKVATIYMTFEASKEWNSKIFRGVIEAAGRDHIIISDNKSGTRYLLLTIYLDYITFDGEIQYDYPYSMSTYSPR; from the coding sequence ATGAAATTGAAAAATCAATTTGGGCAAGGTTCGGGTTTCGAAGGTCAAGATTTTCGCCAGCAACAATATGGAGCAAATCCGTATCCTGCGCAGCAGATGGGTTATTCAGTCCCTCCCCAAACGCAGGGTCAAATGCAAGGACAAATGCAGCAGGGATTTTCGCCAATGCCGTCTACTGGTACATTACAAGGGGGGCAAGGCTCGCAGAGTGGCGGTCAGCCGTATCAAATTCCTTCTGGACCGATTTATCAGCAGAACGTCACCGGTCAGCTTCCGCTTGAACAGTCCTATATTGAAAATATTTTACGATTGAACCGCGGCAAGGTAGCCACGATTTATATGACATTTGAGGCGAGTAAGGAATGGAACTCGAAGATTTTCAGAGGCGTCATTGAAGCTGCAGGACGTGACCACATTATCATTAGTGATAACAAGTCAGGAACACGATACTTACTATTAACGATCTACCTTGATTACATTACGTTTGATGGGGAGATTCAATACGACTATCCATACTCTATGTCCACATATTCTCCGAGATAG
- a CDS encoding glycosyltransferase family 2 protein — MTKVTVIMTSYNKADYVGRSIEAVLQQTLSDLELFIMDDGSNGKTLAAIEPFRKDPRVHFIQSGVKTLKERTAKTRYAVLINQALEMAKGEYISYATDDNVYAPERLEKLTNYLDARPNENIVYSGSKVIYLNSKKEPVKEIVRRAQTVQWNAPCAIDHCSVVHRASILKRIHAEFKSYWDESPRFYQLGDARFFFRLNHFYPFYPYNEVLDTNYITEQSIHYQLAEKEKSDFVKALPPQSSCWELRRVLKKRYGR, encoded by the coding sequence TTGACAAAAGTAACTGTCATTATGACGAGCTACAACAAGGCGGATTATGTTGGCAGATCGATTGAAGCGGTGCTGCAACAGACTTTGTCAGATCTTGAACTTTTTATCATGGATGATGGATCAAACGGAAAAACTCTGGCTGCTATTGAGCCTTTTCGCAAGGATCCGCGCGTCCATTTTATCCAAAGCGGTGTCAAAACGCTGAAAGAAAGAACGGCGAAAACCCGCTATGCCGTACTCATTAATCAGGCATTAGAAATGGCGAAGGGCGAATATATTTCCTATGCGACAGATGACAATGTCTATGCGCCGGAACGTTTAGAGAAGCTCACGAATTATTTAGATGCCCGTCCAAATGAAAATATTGTCTACTCTGGTTCAAAAGTTATCTATTTAAATAGCAAAAAAGAGCCAGTAAAGGAAATCGTTCGTCGTGCGCAAACTGTGCAATGGAATGCACCATGTGCCATTGATCATTGCTCAGTTGTTCATCGCGCGTCCATTTTAAAAAGAATTCATGCTGAGTTTAAATCTTACTGGGACGAGAGTCCGCGTTTTTATCAGTTAGGGGATGCTCGATTCTTTTTTAGATTAAATCATTTTTATCCGTTCTATCCTTATAACGAAGTACTCGATACGAATTACATCACAGAACAGTCGATTCATTATCAGCTGGCAGAAAAAGAAAAAAGTGACTTTGTAAAAGCACTTCCCCCGCAGTCTTCCTGTTGGGAGCTTCGTCGAGTATTAAAAAAGAGATATGGGAGGTAA
- a CDS encoding cupin domain-containing protein — protein MTVELDYTSPNVKYSYDLNQSPLVKYDQHNLINVLGKQQLNSLDQVSLLDIYLSKSKVVEPHYHQNAAELVYCISGSAAVSMLNPFTKKLHTYTITPGQVANVPQGWWHYEVALQDKTHLLAIFNASTPEVILGSDLLTLTPAHIMAHTYCMNETQWKQATQPVKPSAFIGPFCHREETPQTHPVPPSHYVPYYQAPPNYAPYWN, from the coding sequence ATGACCGTTGAGCTGGATTATACATCACCCAATGTCAAATATTCATATGATCTAAATCAAAGCCCCCTTGTGAAATATGATCAGCATAATCTGATTAATGTTTTAGGAAAACAACAATTAAACTCGTTGGATCAAGTATCCCTTCTGGATATATATTTGAGTAAAAGCAAAGTCGTAGAGCCTCATTATCATCAAAATGCCGCAGAACTTGTTTATTGTATATCCGGCTCTGCAGCCGTCTCGATGCTGAATCCATTTACAAAAAAATTGCACACCTATACCATTACCCCTGGACAGGTAGCAAACGTCCCTCAAGGCTGGTGGCACTATGAAGTTGCCCTTCAAGACAAAACTCATTTGTTAGCTATTTTTAACGCATCTACGCCTGAAGTGATCCTAGGCTCAGACCTTCTTACCCTCACCCCTGCTCACATCATGGCACATACGTATTGCATGAACGAAACACAGTGGAAGCAAGCGACACAGCCTGTGAAGCCTAGTGCGTTTATCGGGCCATTTTGCCACCGGGAGGAGACGCCTCAGACACATCCTGTCCCTCCGTCTCACTACGTCCCTTATTACCAAGCACCGCCCAACTACGCCCCCTACTGGAATTAA